In Bufo gargarizans isolate SCDJY-AF-19 unplaced genomic scaffold, ASM1485885v1 original_scaffold_1465_pilon, whole genome shotgun sequence, a genomic segment contains:
- the LOC122923321 gene encoding activin receptor type-1-like: MVGGGVIFPLLISSMEDEEVKGNSVQYKCVCEGISCGSRDRCYGQQCFASLSMNDGLLVSQKGCFQVYEQSIMTCKTPPSADQAVDCCQGDLCNMNITAHLQSKSGTVETLNSSVETLAIFILAPVVVLIVLSVVALLVFRKIQQRHMERLSARDAEYRTVDGLIASNVGDSTLADLLDHTCTSGSGSGLPFLVHRTVARQITLAECVGKGRYGEVWRGHWQGESVAVKIFSSRDEKSWCRETELYNTVLLRHENILGFIASDMTSRNSSTQLWLITHYHELGSLYDYLHVTTLDTVTCLRIVLSIASGLAHLHVEIFGTQGKPAIAHRDLKSKNILVKKNGQCCIADLGLAMIHSQSTNQLDVGSNPYVGTKRYMAPEVLDETIQVDFFDSYKRVDIWAFGLVLWEVARCMVSNGIVADYKPPFHDVVPNDPSFEDMKKVVCVDQQRPNIPNRWFSDPTLTSLVKLMKECWYHNPSARLPALRIKKTLTKIDNSLDKLKSDC, from the coding sequence ATGGTGGGTGGTGGTGTAATTTTTCCCTTACTCATATCTAGCATGGAAGACGAGGAGGTTAAAGGGAATTCCGTCCAATATAAATGTGTGTGTGAGGGGATTTCCTGCGGCAGCAGAGACCGCTGTTACGGACAGCAATGCTTTGCCTCCCTCAGTATGAACGATGGTCTCTTGGTTTCTCAGAAAGGCTGCTTCCAAGTCTACGAGCAAAGCATAATGACCTGCAAGACCCCTCCTTCTGCTGACCAGGCCGTGGACTGCTGTCAGGGCGACCTCTGCAACATGAACATTACAGCACACTTACAAAGCAAGTCAGGCACCGTCGAGACGTTAAATTCCAGCGTGGAAACCCTGGCGATATTTATCCTGGCTCCAGTAGTCGTTCTAATAGTGCTTTCAGTTGTGGCCCTCCTGGTCTTCCGAAAAATTCAGCAACGACACATGGAGCGGTTAAGTGCACGAGATGCGGAGTATCGGACTGTAGACGGGCTGATCGCGTCCAACGTGGGGGACAGCACCCTTGCAGATCTGCTGGATCACACGTGCACATCTGGCAGTGGGTCTGGGCTTCCCTTCCTGGTGCACAGAACAGTCGCCCGCCAGATCACCCTTGCAGAATGTGTTGGTAAGGGTCGGTACGGAGAAGTATGGCGCGGCCACTGGCAAGGGGAAAGCGTCGCCGTAAAGATCTTTTCATCCCGAGATGAGAAGTCCTGGTGCAGAGAGACTGAATTATACAACACGGTGCTGTTAAGACATGAAAACATCCTAGGCTTCATTGCCTCCGATATGACTTCAAGAAACTCCAGCACACAGTTGTGGCTAATTACGCACTACCATGAATTGGGATCCCTCTACGATTACTTACATGTAACCACATTAGACACGGTGACCTGTCTCAGAATTGTCCTTTCCATAGCCAGCGGACTAGCACATTTACATGTGGAGATTTTTGGTACGCAGGGGAAACCTGCTATTGCTCATCGGGATTTAAAGAGCAAGAACATTCTAGTTAAGAAGAACGGACAGTGCTGCATTGCTGATCTAGGATTGGCCATGATTCACTCACAATCAACCAATCAGCTCGATGTTGGGAGTAACCCCTATGTAGGAACCAAGAGGTACATGGCTCCCGAAGTCCTCGATGAGACGATCCAAGTGGATTTTTTTGACTCTTACAAAAGAGTTGATATTTGGGCTTTTGGCTTGGTCCTCTGGGAGGTCGCCAGATGCATGGTTAGCAACGGCATTGTTGCAGATTACAAACCTCCCTTTCATGACGTTGTTCCTAATGATCCTAGTTTTGAAGATATGAAGAAAGTTGTCTGTGTGGATCAACAAAGACCAAACATTCCTAATAGATGGTTTTCAGACCCAACGCTAACATCCCTGGTTAAATTGATGAAGGAATGCTGGTATCACAACCCATCGGCAAGACTCCCAGCCTTGCGCATCAAAAAGACTTTAACCAAAATTGACAATTCCTTAGATAAACTGAAATCAGACTGCTGA
- the LOC122923319 gene encoding activin receptor type-1-like, with the protein MVGGGVIIPILIMVTFLSSSMEDKEVKGNSVQYKCVCEGISCGSRDRCYGQQCFASLSMNDGLLVSQKGCFQVYEQSIMTCKTPPSADQAVDCCQGDLCNMNITAHLQSKSGTVETLNSSVETLAIFILAPVVVLIVLSVVALLVFRKIQQRHMERLSTRDAEYRTVDGLIASNVGDSTLADLLDHTCTSGSGSGLPFLVHRTVARQITLAECVGKGRYGEVWRGHWQGESIAVKIFSSRDEKSWCRETELYNTVLLRHENILGFIASDMTSRNSSTQLWLITHYHELGSLYDYLHITTLDTVTCLRIVLSIASGLAHLHVEIFGTQGKPAIAHRDLKSKNILVKKNGQCCIADLGLAMIHSQSTNQLDVGSNPYVGTKRYMAPEVLDETIQVDFFDSYKRVDIWAFGLVLWEVARRMVSNGIVADYKPPFYDVVPNDPSFEDMKKVVCVNQQRPNIPNRWFSDPTLTSLVKLMKECWYHNPSARLPALRIKKTLTKIDNSLDKLKSDC; encoded by the coding sequence ATGGTGGGTGGCGGTGTAATTATTCCCATACTCATAATGGTCACCTTTTTATCTTCTAGCATGGAAGACAAGGAGGTTAAAGGGAATTCTGTCCAATATAAATGTGTGTGTGAGGGGATTTCCTGCGGCAGCAGAGACCGCTGTTACGGACAGCAATGCTTTGCCTCCCTCAGTATGAACGATGGTCTCTTGGTTTCTCAGAAAGGCTGCTTCCAAGTCTACGAGCAAAGCATAATGACCTGCAAGACCCCTCCTTCTGCTGACCAGGCCGTGGACTGCTGTCAGGGCGACCTCTGCAACATGAACATTACAGCGCACTTACAAAGTAAGTCAGGCACCGTCGAGACATTAAATTCCAGCGTGGAAACCCTGGCGATATTTATCCTGGCTCCAGTAGTTGTACTAATAGTGCTTTCAGTTGTGGCCCTCCTGGTCTTCCGGAAAATTCAGCAACGACACATGGAGCGGTTGAGTACACGAGATGCGGAGTATCGGACTGTAGACGGGCTGATCGCGTCCAACGTGGGGGACAGCACCCTTGCAGATCTGCTGGATCACACGTGCACATCTGGCAGTGGGTCTGGGCTTCCCTTCCTGGTGCACAGAACAGTCGCCCGCCAGATCACCCTTGCAGAATGTGTTGGTAAGGGTCGGTACGGAGAAGTATGGCGCGGCCACTGGCAAGGGGAAAGCATCGCCGTAAAGATCTTTTCATCCCGAGATGAGAAGTCCTGGTGCAGAGAGACTGAATTATACAACACGGTGCTGTTAAGACATGAAAACATCCTAGGTTTCATTGCCTCCGATATGACTTCAAGAAACTCCAGCACACAGTTGTGGCTTATTACGCACTACCATGAATTGGGATCCCTCTACGATTACTTACATATAACCACATTAGACACGGTGACCTGTCTCAGAATTGTCCTTTCCATAGCCAGCGGACTAGCACATTTACATGTGGAGATTTTTGGTACGCAGGGGAAACCTGCTATTGCTCATCGGGATTTAAAGAGCAAGAACATTCTAGTTAAGAAGAACGGACAGTGCTGCATTGCTGATCTAGGATTGGCCATGATTCACTCACAGTCAACCAATCAGCTCGATGTTGGGAGTAACCCCTATGTAGGAACCAAGAGGTACATGGCTCCCGAAGTCCTCGATGAGACGATCCAAGTGGATTTTTTTGACTCTTACAAAAGAGTTGATATTTGGGCTTTTGGCTTGGTCCTCTGGGAGGTCGCCAGACGCATGGTTAGCAACGGTATTGTTGCAGATTACAAACCTCCCTTTTATGACGTTGTTCCTAATGATCCTAGTTTTGAAGATATGAAGAAAGTTGTCTGTGTAAATCAACAAAGACCAAACATTCCTAATAGATGGTTTTCAGACCCAACGCTAACATCCCTGGTTAAATTGATGAAGGAATGCTGGTATCACAACCCATCGGCAAGACTCCCAGCCTTGCGCATCAAAAAGACTTTAACCAAAATTGACAATTCCTTAGATAAACTGAAATCAGACTGCTGA